GCGTCGAAAACGCCGGTGAAACCACTGCGAAGTTCACGGTCCCCGAGATGGACTGCCCGTCCTGTGCCGGCAAGGTCGAGAGCGCGCTCGACGGGCTCGGCGGCGTCTCGACGGTTGACCCGCGACCGACGACCGGCACGGTCGCCGTCACGTACGATCCGAACGCCGTCTCCGAGGCCGAGATCGTCGACGCGATCGAGCGCGCGGGCTACGCGGTGACGGACAGCACCGCCGGGAGCGACGGGGGCGACCACGTCGACAGCGACGACGCGGGAGACGCCCGCGACTCCATCTGGACGAGTCCGCGGGCGATCAAGACGTGGATCAGCGGCGGGTTCGCCGCGCTCGGTCTCCTCTTCGAGTTCCTCCTGACCGGCCAGAACGGCCAGATCGCGAGTGTGCTCGGAAGCGATCTTCTCGTCGCCGACGTCCTGTTCCTGCTCGCGGTCGCCTCCGGTGGGCAGGAGATCCTCAGAAACGGCTACTACTCCGCGCGGAACCGGAACCTCGACATCGACTTCCTGATGTCGACGGCGATCGTCGGCGCGCTCCTCGCGAGTCTGGCCTTCGGGGAAGCCCTCTACTTCGAGGCCGCCACGCTCGCGTTCCTCTTCAGCGTCGCCGAACTCCTCGAGCGATACTCGATGGACCGCGCGCGCAACTCGCTTCGGGAGCTGATGGATCTCTCGCCGAACGAGGCGACCGTCAAACGGGACGGACGCGAGGGGACGGTCCCGGTCGAGGAGGTGGCGATCGGCGACGTTGTCGTCGTCCGCCCGGGCGAGAAGATCCCGATGGACGGGGAAGTCGTCGACGGCGCGAGTGCGGTGAATCAGGCCCCGATCACCGGCGAGAGCGTCCCCGTCGACAAGGTCGACGGCGACGAGGTGTACGCGGGCACTATCAACGAAGAGGGGTACCTCGAGGTGCGGGTCACCTCGGCGGCGGGCGACGACACGCTCTCGCGTATCGTCGAGATGGTCGAGGACGCGCAGGCGAACAAGACCGAGCGCGAGCAGTTCGTCGAGCGGTTCTCCGAATACTACACTCCGGTCGTCGTCGCCTTCGCCGTGCTCGTCACCCTCGGCAGTCCGTTTGTCCTCGGGACGACGTGGCCCACGGCGATCGTCTACGGGCTGACGCTGCTCGTGCTCGCCTGTCCCTGCGCGTTCGTCATCTCGACTCCGGTATCCGTCGTCTCGGGCATCACGAGCGCCGCGAAGAACGGCGTGCTCATCAAGGGCGGCAACCACTTGGAGGCGATGGGCGCGGTCGACGTCGTCGCCTTCGACAAGACCGGGACGCTGACGAAGGGCGAACTCACCGTCACCGACGTCATCCCGCTGCACGGAAACAGCGAGGCCGACGTGCTCCGGTGCGCTCGCGGGTTGGAAGCGCGCAGCGAACACCCCATCGGTGAGGCCATCGTCGCGGAGGCCGAGGAGGCGGGCGTCGACCCCCGCGAGATCGACGACTTCGAGAGCATCACCGGCAAGGGGGTCCGCGCGGACCTCGGCGGGACGACCCACTACGCCGGCAAGCCGGGGCTGTTCGAGGAACTCGGCTTCGACCTCTCGCACGTCCACGCGACGACCGACGGCGGCGTCGTCACCCGAACCGCGCAGACGCTGTGCGAGCGCCACAACTGTCTGGACCTCCTCGAAAACACGGTTCCCGATCTCCAGTCGCAGGGCAAGACCGTCATCCTCGTCGGCACGGAGGACGAACTCGAAGGCGTCATCGGCGTCGCCGACGCGGTCCGCCCAGAGGCGGCGGAGACGATACGCCGCCTGAAGGAACTCGGCGTGGCGCGGACGGTGATGCTCACGGGCGACAACGAGCGGACCGCCCGCGCCATCGCCGAGCGGGTCGGCGTCGACGACTACCGCGCCGAGTTGCTTCCCGACGAGAAGGTCGCCGTGATCGACGACCTCGTCGAGGAGTACGAGGACGGGGCCCACGAGGAGCGGTCGTGGGGTCGCCGGACGGGCTCCGGCGGCGTCGCGATGGTCGGCGACGGTATCAACGACGCGCCGGCGCTCGCGACGGCCACCGTCGGCGTCGCGATGGGCGCGGCGGGGACGGATACGGCCCTCGAAACGGCCGACATCGCGCTGATGGGCGACGATCTGTCGAAGCTCCCGTACCTCTACGAACTCGCGGGCGACGCGAACGGCGTGATCCGACAGAACATCTGGGCGAGCCTCGGGGTCAAGGCCGGCCTCGCGCTCGCCGTCCCGTTCGGCTACGTCCCCATCTGGCTGGCCGTGCTCGCCGGCGACGCGGGGATGACCGTCGGCGTGACCGCGAACGCGATGCGGCTCTCGCAGGTCGCGCCCGCGGATCTCGGCTCCGGTTCCGATGCCGCTTCAGGGTCGGAGGCGGGTCGCTAATCCCCGCGGTGGAAACGCTTATGCGACGCCCCGCGCTACGTCGCTACGCACACGATGACCGTTCGAGTACTCGATTTCTACGCCGATTGGTGCGGCCCGTGCAAGAAGCAGGACCCGATTCTGGAGGAGCTCGAAGCCGAATACGGCGACATCGAGTTCGAGAAGATCGACGTCGACGAGGAACAGGACGTCGCGAATCAGTATCAGGTCCGTTCGCTCCCGACGATCGTGATCGAGCGCGACGGAGAGATCGTCGACCGATTCGTCGGGTTCACCCAGCGCGAGGACATCGAGTCGGCGCTCGAAGGCGCTGCACAGCCGGCCGGCGCGTAGTCGGTTTTCTCTTGCGTGGGGTCGGCCCACGCGATCGCGGCTCCCGTCGACGACGCGTTCGTCCGGAGTCGACCGTCTCGCAAGCGTTATACTTCCGCGTCCGGAAGCCACCCGTATGGCTAAGAACGAAGCTGCGGTCGACCGGATTCTGGACAAGCAGATCTGTATGCGCTGCAACGCCCGTAACCCGAAGCGCGCGGCCGCCTGTCGCAAGTGCGGCTACAAGAAGCTTCGACCCAAGTCGAAGGAACGCCGCGCGGCATAGGCTGAGAACCGCTCTCCTCACTCGTCGGGGTATTTCGGCTCGCGGCGCTCGGCCCGTTCGAGCGCCCGCTCGATCACGTCTCGTACGGATTCTCTCTCTCCCTCGGGATCGGCACGATACACGTCGCCGTGTCCGGCGTACAACGCTTCTACCGTGTCCGAGAGCCGATCGAGCAGCGTCTCTAGGCTCTCGATGAGTCGTTCGCGGGACTGGCCGGGCAGGTCGGTGCGGCCGAAGCTCCCGTCGTCGAACGCGCCGTCGTTGTAGACGACGACATCGCCGCTGAAGACGCGTTTCTCGCCGACGAACGCGACGTGATCGTCGGCGTGGCCGGGCGTGTAGACGATCTCGTAGGCCTCTCCGCAGAGGTCGACCTCTTGGCCGTCTTCGAGACTAGCGGTCCGACGCGGGTGATCGTCGTAGGCGTAGAGGTCGGCGTCGAAGCGATCGAGCACCGCGTCGAGTTCGCCCACGTGATCACGATGTTGGTGAGTGAGATAGACCGCGGAAAGGTCGTCGACGCGCTCGGCGATCACGTCCTCGACGCCCTGCATCGTCCCCGCGTCGACGAGAACCGGATCTGGTCCGTCGAGCAGGTACGCGTTGCAGGTGAACTCCGTCGTGCCCTCGGTAACGGTGTGGATCTCCATATTCGGATGTTCTCCGCCCGGTGACGAAAAAGTCTCGGCTATTCACGCATCGGTCGTCCGCTGAATTGTGCTTTCTCGACTTACTGGGTGAAATCTGGATGGTGTCGGAGGCGCTCCGGAAGTTCTCCTCGGGCTGAACTGTCGGCTGCGATCGCTTCTCGACGTTCCTGCCACTGTTCGTGGCGAACCATAATCCACACCGGAATCGCGTCTAGGTCTAACAGCTTCGCAATCGCCAATCTGTTCCGTCCGTCGAAAAAGAGGAGGTCTCCATCCCGACCGATACAGACTGCGATCTCATCGAAGACGGAGCACGAAATCGCCCTCGGTTGTTCGCTCTCAGCGTATCCGTCGGGTTTCAGACGTGCTAGTTGGTCACGCGTGAGGTACCCGTGGACTCGAATCGATTCGTAGAGTTCGTCGACCCGCTCACAACGTTTCTCGAACGCCGCTTTGCTCGTGCAACCCCACATAACGACGCCCTCTTCGATGAATTCGACAACGCGATCGAAGAAGTCCGTTTCGGACCAAGCGACTCCGTGGTCGAAATGCGCCTCAAACGCCCGATAAATCTCTGTTTCCTCGAAGCGCATCACACACCGGTCCCAATCTCCGCCGTGAACTGTGCCCGCGTACTTGAACTTCGAGTCGGGAAACTCCGTGGCTTCGTAGGTCTGAGAGGGATACCCGTTCTGTTCGACGAGGAACTCGATCCGGTCGGGATCGACGCTCACGACCTCGAACGGTGATACGTCGGTATAGCGGGCGTACCGCAGGGAGTCTTTGAAACAGACGAGACTCGCATAGGTGCGGCGATACGCCTGCCATCCTTTGAGAACAGGGGTGCGGAGCGACGGATACTGATCAACGACATTCCGTCCAACTGAACGGATGAACGCTTCGGTCTGTGATATGTAGTGTTTCATTTTACGATTGGATCGCGTGGCGGGTTGCGAGGACAGTGCGTGTCGACCGGAGCTGGTGGGAACTATCCCTATCGATGCAACGCCTTCGATGGGTTTGAACAGCGTCCTCAGTTACAATTGCTGAAACTGCGATCGTTTGGGGTCGTTTCACCGACTGCCCGTTCGGTCTGGATACTCCGTCTTACCGAACCGAGAGCAGAGAACGTGCCGTATAACAATGGTGTTGATGTCGGTACAGGCGCGTATGACGGGCCCCGACTGGGAGACTGGAAATCTCCTCGACGTTCTCGGAGATCCACTCTGTCGGCAGACCCTTGTGATCGCCTACGACTCGCAGATCTCGGCGACGACACTGGCCAATCGGTTGGACGTGTCTCCGCCGACCGTGTACCGACGTGTCAACAGCCTCGTCGAACACGAACTGATTCACGAGCATCGCCGAATCGACGCCGACGGTAACCACTACCGACTGTTCGAAGCTTCACTGGATCACCTTGAAGTCACCCTGACGAAGGATGGGTACGAAGTCAGTATCCGTCATCGGAAAGACCTCGCTGATCGGTTCGACGAGTTCTGGACCGCGTTCGCATCCTCGGGGCCTCGGAGTCGCACCGAACGATCGACGGAGCCTGATTCGGGGACCGACCCCTCGTCATCATAATGAACATGTCTTGGACAAATCTCTTCGTCCTCGCAAACATCCTCCAGTTTGCGTTCGGGGTTTCGATCACGGGTATCAGCTACTGGGCGTATCGTTCGAACGGCAGGAAGGCCTCATTTCGAAATTCGACCGTGGGATTTCTGCTCATCACGGTCGGTGGAGTTCTCGCACCCATCTACGAACTCGGGATCAAATCCGACTACACGATCACTGCTGTAGAACTGCTCAAACTACAGATCATCGAAGGAACGGTGATCGGAATCGGACTCGCGTTTCTTCTCATTTCCGTATACAGTCACAGCGCTGGGACCGATCACTATCGATCTGTTCAACTCGACGTCTCTGACGGTGGACGAGAGTACGAGCGCTGACAGTCGGCTGTTGCATCAGACGGCGAGCTTTTATATCCTATCGAGCGGCCAGCCTCCCCGTGATCTGACCACAGTCCGGCGTCGGGCAGCGGTTGTTCGGCACGTCGACGCGGGGACGCTGACGACGCTACGCGGAAGTCGTCGCAAGCGGGTGCCGACTGTTCGCCCCACTCATTGCCTCGAGCGACTGCGATGGATCTGCCCTCTCCGACACGTGAGGGATCTATCCCCTGCTGTGTCCGATATATCCGGCAAATCCTGCGTGTGTTTTTTGTCGGTCTATCCCCTAACACACGTTGTATGGGATTTGGGAGCTACGACGAGTCCGAACAGGAGAACCAGGACTACGACACCGATCTCGACGACGGCGACGGGGTCGCAACCTCCCAAGCGGAGCATCGGGGGGACGTCGAATTCGAGATTGGGGCCTCGAACGA
This DNA window, taken from Halobellus sp. LT62, encodes the following:
- a CDS encoding DUF7521 family protein; translation: MNMSWTNLFVLANILQFAFGVSITGISYWAYRSNGRKASFRNSTVGFLLITVGGVLAPIYELGIKSDYTITAVELLKLQIIEGTVIGIGLAFLLISVYSHSAGTDHYRSVQLDVSDGGREYER
- a CDS encoding MBL fold metallo-hydrolase, whose product is MEIHTVTEGTTEFTCNAYLLDGPDPVLVDAGTMQGVEDVIAERVDDLSAVYLTHQHRDHVGELDAVLDRFDADLYAYDDHPRRTASLEDGQEVDLCGEAYEIVYTPGHADDHVAFVGEKRVFSGDVVVYNDGAFDDGSFGRTDLPGQSRERLIESLETLLDRLSDTVEALYAGHGDVYRADPEGERESVRDVIERALERAERREPKYPDE
- the trxA gene encoding thioredoxin; the protein is MTVRVLDFYADWCGPCKKQDPILEELEAEYGDIEFEKIDVDEEQDVANQYQVRSLPTIVIERDGEIVDRFVGFTQREDIESALEGAAQPAGA
- a CDS encoding heavy metal translocating P-type ATPase, which encodes MTPSERDSRGSSGDSRASEHGDVAQFSVPDMDCPSCAGKVERSVRKLDGIDDVDPRVTTGTLTVSYESDSATADDIADRVEKAGYSVENAGETTAKFTVPEMDCPSCAGKVESALDGLGGVSTVDPRPTTGTVAVTYDPNAVSEAEIVDAIERAGYAVTDSTAGSDGGDHVDSDDAGDARDSIWTSPRAIKTWISGGFAALGLLFEFLLTGQNGQIASVLGSDLLVADVLFLLAVASGGQEILRNGYYSARNRNLDIDFLMSTAIVGALLASLAFGEALYFEAATLAFLFSVAELLERYSMDRARNSLRELMDLSPNEATVKRDGREGTVPVEEVAIGDVVVVRPGEKIPMDGEVVDGASAVNQAPITGESVPVDKVDGDEVYAGTINEEGYLEVRVTSAAGDDTLSRIVEMVEDAQANKTEREQFVERFSEYYTPVVVAFAVLVTLGSPFVLGTTWPTAIVYGLTLLVLACPCAFVISTPVSVVSGITSAAKNGVLIKGGNHLEAMGAVDVVAFDKTGTLTKGELTVTDVIPLHGNSEADVLRCARGLEARSEHPIGEAIVAEAEEAGVDPREIDDFESITGKGVRADLGGTTHYAGKPGLFEELGFDLSHVHATTDGGVVTRTAQTLCERHNCLDLLENTVPDLQSQGKTVILVGTEDELEGVIGVADAVRPEAAETIRRLKELGVARTVMLTGDNERTARAIAERVGVDDYRAELLPDEKVAVIDDLVEEYEDGAHEERSWGRRTGSGGVAMVGDGINDAPALATATVGVAMGAAGTDTALETADIALMGDDLSKLPYLYELAGDANGVIRQNIWASLGVKAGLALAVPFGYVPIWLAVLAGDAGMTVGVTANAMRLSQVAPADLGSGSDAASGSEAGR
- a CDS encoding 50S ribosomal protein L40e; this translates as MAKNEAAVDRILDKQICMRCNARNPKRAAACRKCGYKKLRPKSKERRAA
- a CDS encoding DUF5786 family protein; protein product: MGFGSYDESEQENQDYDTDLDDGDGVATSQAEHRGDVEFEIGASNDELLDRLKDIKDEEE
- a CDS encoding helix-turn-helix domain-containing protein codes for the protein MTGPDWETGNLLDVLGDPLCRQTLVIAYDSQISATTLANRLDVSPPTVYRRVNSLVEHELIHEHRRIDADGNHYRLFEASLDHLEVTLTKDGYEVSIRHRKDLADRFDEFWTAFASSGPRSRTERSTEPDSGTDPSSS